One window of the Montipora foliosa isolate CH-2021 chromosome 4, ASM3666993v2, whole genome shotgun sequence genome contains the following:
- the LOC138000564 gene encoding uncharacterized protein, protein MVRQPKQPIREQADVPQETSALPSTGDLFSCPQEGCVRVFQRFSGLERHLSLEACALCPEKYSLLDLAKQEYASRPHEKTGLVPSLLFRPASQVLADSCRACKEGWALKGARKAERFNEAQKSYLEAKFNIGQSTGKKLDPDVVAKEMRRARGPSGDRLFAVTAFLSAQQISSFFSRLAAKARQKEVRVTEQDALAVEEEVNFSTARDRVLSTLHVTHPIVVDQYDL, encoded by the coding sequence ATGGTTAGACAACCCAAGCAACCCATTAGGGAACAAGCCGACGTCCCTCAAGAAACTTCTGCTTTGCCTAGTACTGGTGATTTGTTCTCGTGTCCACAAGAAGGCTGTGTACGAGTGTTTCAACGATTCTCTGGTCTTGAACGACACCTTTCCCTGGAAGCTTGCGCGCTGTGCCCTGAAAAATATAGCCTGTTGGACCTTGCAAAACAGGAGTACGCATCTCGCCCTCATGAAAAAACAGGACTTGTGCCTTCGTTACTCTTCCGGCCAGCCTCGCAGGTGTTAGCTGACAGCTGCCGAGCCTGCAAGGAGGGTTGGGCCTTAAAGGGAGCAAGGAAGGCTGAAAGGTTTAATGAAGCACAGAAGTCCTATTTAGAAGCAAAATTTAACATCGGCCAAAGCACTGGGAAGAAACTAGACCCTGATGTTGTCGCCAAAGAAATGCGTCGGGCTCGCGGTCCAAGTGGTGACAGGCTTTTCGCCGTAACTGCATTTCTGTCGGCCCAACAAATTTCATCCTTCTTTTCTCGCTTGGCTGCGAAAGCACGTCAGAAAGAGGTGCGGGTGACAGAGCAAGATGCACTTGCGGTGGAAGAGGAGGTCAACTTCTCTACAGCCAGAGACAGAGTGCTTTCGACCCTTCATGTCACTCACCCTATTGTGGTCGATCAGTACGACTTGTGA